A genome region from Babesia bigemina genome assembly Bbig001, chromosome : I includes the following:
- a CDS encoding ubiquitin fusion degradation protein UFD1, putative yields the protein MVSTCPYWRVIPQLWICVVVFLLRSLPLCQTLRKSHSSRPVAPQGHGFLSFDRLWRSFDRARVESYVRDVNLQLQQRPGIERLLIVLELGEPFARHCRSADGDRLLLANSDKVSLPESILTQLTDTNAAVPWQFVIQKVHRCQLTNKSDAKGAKLPSTNNDFFSKEDGPKERLSCSSLEFRPQDNFIFMPRWMMESLQLKPYDVVHLSQHKLPDATFVKLAPLETSFFELPSPKSVLEEHLKHYSTLTRGSTIPITHNGVTYHLRVLRIETEEIKDAECASIQDTDVSTDLVRLP from the exons ATGGTTAGCACGTGCCCATATTGGCGTGTAATACCGCAACTGTGGATATGCGTCGTCGTATTCCTGTTGCGTAGCCTTCCACTGTGCCAAACGCTCCGCAAGTCACATTCTTCGCGGCCCGTTGCGCCACAAGGACATGGCTTCCTATCTTTTGACAGGCTTTGGCGGTCGTTTGACCGGGCAAGG GTGGAGAGCTACGTACGGGATGTGAacctccagctgcagcagcgtccTGGCATCGAGCGTCTGCTGATTGTGCTTGAGCTCGGAGAACCATTTGCTCGTCACTGCCGCTCTGCCGACGGGGACCGCCTGCTGTTGGCCAACAGCGACAAGGTGTCGCTGCCCGAGAGCATTTTGACGCAGCTGACTGATACGAATGCAGCAGTGCCATGGCAGTTTGTGATTCAGAAGGTGCACCGGTGCCAACTTACTAATAAATCGGATGCAAAAGGCGCCAAACTTCCCAGCACGAACAACGACTTCTTTTCCAAGG AGGACGGCCCCAAGGAACGCCTATCGTGCTCGTCGCTCGAGTTTCGACCGCaggacaacttcattttcatgcCGCGCTGGATGATGGAGAGCTTGCAGCTAAA GCCGTACGACGTGGTGCACTTATCGCAACACAAGCTTCCTGACGCTACTTTCGTGAAACTCGCACCGCTGGAAACGTCGTTCTTCGAGCTGCCTTCACCGAAATCTGTGTTGGAGGAGCATCTGAAGCACTATTCGACTCTAACGCGGGGGTCCACCATCCCTATCACGCACAACGGCGTCACCTACCATCTAAGGGTGCTGCGTATCGAGACGGAGGAAATCAAGGATGCGGAATGCGCTTCTATACAGGACACAGACGTGTCGACAGACTTGGTTCGGTTACCGTGA
- a CDS encoding ubiquitin domain containing protein family, putative — MAIKVTIKISGGETFVVEVDQSITVLELKEKCAENAGATADKQRLIFKGRIVKDDETLESLKVEDGNTIHLVRSGVKPATSSGAASGTQAEAPKPTPAAGVNANAAPTAGAFPFGQANPFSPDTMQQMMQGMGGFGGMGGMPGMGGMGGMGGMPGMDDFNPQTAAALLNNPMVQEMMQQISNNPQLLKEIFGNNPLLQPMMQQNPMLNQMMNNPELLRTMMRPGMLQAGLQLHQSMQQQQQAGGSTAAPAAASPGTENMLNPLMGGGFPGFNFPPAAMPTDTRPPEERYAFQLQTLQEMGFTNREENLSVLNSTGGDISAAITRLLEARGNPASN; from the exons ATGGCAATCAAAGTGACTATAAAGATTAGCGGCGGCGAGACTTTCGTCGTCGAGGTGGATCAGTCCATTACCGTGCTGGAGCTGAAGGAGAAGTGCGCCGAGAACGCGGGCGCTACTGCCGATAAGCAGCGCCTAATCTTTAAGG GCCGCATAGTGAAGGACGATGAGACTTTGGAATCTCTCAAGGTTGAGGACGGCAACACCATCCACCtggtccgcagcggtgtgaaACCAGCCACTTCCTCTGGCGCTGCTTCAGGAACTC AAGCCGAAGCGCCCAAACCAACCCCTGCGGCTGGTGTGAACGCCAATGCAGCTCCCACCGCAGGTGCCTTCCCCTTCGGCCAGGCCAACCCCTTTTCTCCGGACACGATGCAGCAGATGATGCAGG GAATGGGTGGTTTCGGTGGTATGGGCGGCATGCCCGGCATGGGTGGAATGGGAGGCATGGGTGGCATGCCCGGCATGGACGACTTCAACCCGCAGACCGCCGCCGCCCTGCTGAATAACCCCATGGTGCAAGAaatgatgcaacagatCAGCAACAACCCGCAACTTTTGAAGGAAATTTTTGGGAACAACCCACTGTTGCAGCCTATGATG CAGCAAAACCCCATGCTCAACCAGATGATGAACAACCCCGAGCTTTTGCGCACAATGATGCGCCCAGGGATGCTTCAGGCCGGCCTTCAGCTGCACCAGTCCATGCAGCAACAGCAGCAAGCCGGGGGTAGTACCGCTGCCCCTGCCGCGGCGTCACCTG GCACGGAGAACATGCTTAATCCTCTGATGGGTGGTGGTTTCCCCGGGTTCAACTTCCCGCCGGCGGCCATGCCGACCGACACCCGTCCCCCGGAGGAGCGTTACGCCTTCCAGCTGCAGACGCTGCAGGAGATGGGTTTCACCAACCGTGAGGAGAACCTCAGCGTGCTGAACTCCACGGGCGGCGACATTTCAGCCGCCATTACGCGGCTGCTGGAGGCCAGGGGAAACCCCGCATCCAACTGA
- a CDS encoding UDP-galactose transporter, putative — translation MVSRGNASHEDDGHYDAGDAQLDSNTARYRGSEKKGKMRIVIEDGATKADVRRKMVKDAGMAVMLFGLVCACYITYSYLQELMMRIPLMGDKKFDYPVFLAFTCFTTNLVTTSVLMGSMQLRLNWRRRKMGDSADGPKSVFEDFDKKVACLGMLAATSNVMSMLSALASIKYVGIPTQIVIKSAKMIPVLIGGFLIFGRRYPVYDYIAVFVITLCVFGFNYFKPKGRMDGENTLVGMLMCFFSLFCDGLTGPLEDKMLATKDLHPFMLLFSLNFFGFPMATAAVFVFEGTTPFKLLMQNPQIWMYLALLSLTASIGQVFIVICLKLYGSLYTTLITTIRKVASSLISIFMFNHYMSVMQWISMSGTFATLFIRQFFKYKMNTKNRSSNGDGH, via the coding sequence ATGGTTTCGCGGGGCAACGCCAGCCATGAAGATGACGGCCACTACGATGCGGGGGACGCCCAGTTAGACTCAAACACTGCTCGATACAGAGGTTCGGAAAAGAAGGGCAAAATGCGGATCGTCATCGAGGACGGCGCCACGAAGGCCGATGTGCGCCGCAAAATGGTCAAGGATGCCGGAATGGCAGTGATGCTATTCGGCCTGGTGTGCGCATGTTACATCACATACTCGTACCTGCAGGAGCTTATGATGCGCATCCCTCTCATGGGCGACAAAAAATTCGACTACCCGGTCTTCCTCGCCTTCACCTGCTTCACCACAAACCTCGTCACCACATCGGTGCTCATGGGATccatgcagctgcggctgaacTGGAGGCGCAGGAAGATGGGTGACTCGGCGGACGGACCTAAGAGTGTGTTCGAGGATTTTGACAAGAAAGTGGCGTGCCTCGGAATGCTAGCAGCAACGTCGAATGTGATGTCTATGCTCTCAGCCCTCGCGTCAATCAAGTATGTCGGGATCCCCACTCAAATCGTCATCAAAAGCGCCAAAATGATACCCGTTCTGATTGGAGGGTTCCTCATTTTCGGTAGGAGGTATCCTGTGTACGACTACATAGCTGTCTTCGTGATCACGCTCTGCGtcttcggcttcaactaCTTCAAGCCAAAGGGCAGGATGGACGGAGAAAACACGCTTGTCGGTATGCTCATGTGCTTCTTCTCGCTCTTCTGTGACGGTCTCACCGGGCCGCTCGAGGACAAGATGCTCGCCACCAAGGACCTCCACCCCTTCATGCTGCTTTTCTCGCTCAACTTCTTCGGCTTCCCAATGGCAACCGCTGCGGTGTTCGTATTCGAGGGCACGACTCCGTTCAAGCTGCTCATGCAGAACCCGCAGATATGGATGTACCTGGCGCTCCTCTCCCTCACGGCCAGCATCGGGCAGGTCTTCATCGTGATTTGCCTGAAGTTGTACGGCAGCCTCTACACCACCCTCATCACGACGATTAGGAAGGTAGCAAGCTCGCTGATATCCATTTTCATGTTTAACCACTACATGTCGGTAATGCAGTGGATTTCGATGTCGGGGACATTCGCTACCCTGTTCATCAGGCAGTTCTTCAAATACAAAATGAACACGAAGAACAGAAGCTCGAATGGAGACGGGCACTGA